One genomic window of Bradyrhizobium sp. B124 includes the following:
- a CDS encoding DUF302 domain-containing protein yields the protein MTIVKIEVERFSLTSSKPFDAVVAALKSAIGQPNMVEFFQETRATNSFPDLERVVQSGLGRTDLMLFAEFDLGDILRRETGSKTPRIMRFVVGNPLIMKEMVKHVPDAGSYAPVTLLIDERPDGVHVSYDKMESYLLHYGSSEALAVARNLDTKITTLLRECAS from the coding sequence ATGACAATCGTTAAGATCGAGGTTGAGCGTTTCAGCCTCACGAGCTCAAAACCATTCGACGCTGTTGTGGCCGCGCTCAAGTCGGCGATCGGGCAACCCAACATGGTCGAGTTTTTCCAAGAGACAAGGGCGACAAACTCCTTCCCGGATTTGGAGCGCGTTGTACAAAGCGGCCTCGGTCGAACGGACCTTATGCTGTTCGCGGAATTCGACCTGGGCGACATTCTGCGTCGCGAAACTGGATCCAAGACGCCCAGGATCATGCGGTTTGTGGTCGGCAATCCACTCATCATGAAAGAAATGGTCAAGCACGTGCCCGATGCTGGATCTTACGCTCCGGTCACGTTGCTCATTGATGAGCGTCCCGATGGCGTGCACGTCTCTTATGACAAAATGGAGAGTTATCTGCTGCATTATGGCAGCTCGGAAGCCCTTGCCGTCGCCCGAAATCTCGATACGAAGATCACAACCTTGCTACGCGAATGTGCAAGCTGA
- a CDS encoding alpha/beta hydrolase — protein MTQLDIASQDASLETAPTRYIEGGGIRFAYRRLGRSTGTPLVLLQHFSGNIDAWDPAVVNALATDRPVVAFDNAGVGRSTGQTPDNIAAMARDAVAFINLLGFSEVDLLGFSLGGCVAQQIAAEHERLVRKLILVGTAPKGGEEHLLAVLQQAFSQTDAPDPRLPLFFTNSSASRSSGLAFLKRTKVRKDDRDTDNGSAVTDPQAKALITWCATPDPGHAILSAIRQPALVVSGSHDTMLPANNAYAMFKELSNAQLVLYPDSGHGALFQHHEMFVSHVRTFLDALHGDA, from the coding sequence ATGACTCAACTCGACATCGCGAGCCAGGACGCCTCGCTCGAAACGGCGCCGACCCGTTACATCGAAGGCGGCGGAATCCGCTTCGCCTATCGCCGCCTCGGCCGTTCGACCGGAACGCCGCTGGTGCTCCTGCAGCACTTCTCGGGCAACATCGATGCATGGGATCCCGCCGTCGTCAACGCTCTCGCTACCGATCGACCTGTGGTCGCATTCGACAATGCAGGGGTCGGTCGCTCGACCGGCCAAACGCCTGACAATATCGCAGCGATGGCGAGAGATGCGGTCGCCTTCATCAATCTGCTCGGCTTTTCTGAAGTCGACCTACTGGGCTTTTCTCTCGGCGGCTGCGTCGCCCAACAGATCGCCGCCGAGCATGAACGGCTGGTCCGCAAGCTCATCCTCGTCGGCACCGCGCCGAAAGGCGGAGAGGAACACCTGTTGGCGGTTCTGCAGCAGGCGTTTTCCCAAACCGATGCGCCGGACCCCCGCCTGCCGCTGTTCTTCACGAATTCGTCCGCCAGCCGGTCGTCCGGCTTGGCCTTCCTGAAGCGGACGAAGGTGCGTAAGGACGATCGGGACACCGATAACGGCAGCGCGGTAACCGATCCGCAGGCCAAGGCGCTGATCACCTGGTGCGCAACACCCGATCCCGGGCACGCCATTCTGAGCGCCATCCGCCAGCCCGCTCTTGTGGTCAGCGGCAGCCACGACACCATGCTGCCCGCGAACAACGCCTACGCAATGTTCAAGGAACTAAGCAACGCTCAGCTGGTCCTCTATCCCGATTCAGGGCACGGCGCCCTGTTTCAGCACCACGAGATGTTCGTCAGCCACGTCCGGACCTTCCTGGATGCACTGCACGGGGATGCATGA
- a CDS encoding alpha/beta hydrolase, whose product MRNILLSAATALLAGTTLVGSLHSAELPKGAAHNVVLVHGAFVDQTSWQPVADILAKKGYNVTLVENPLTSLAADVDATKQALAKQDGRTVLVGHSWGGVVITQAGNDPKVSALVYVSAFAPEVGESLASLAKAGPPTEGGNAIHPDATGNLYIDPKVFPSAVAADLPPEIAAHLANSQLPLNHVAFEAPVDIAAWHDKPTFYVISTKDKVLAPEAQKSFAARMKAQTTEVAGSHASLVVHAKEVAAVIEKAALAK is encoded by the coding sequence ATGCGAAATATCCTCCTCTCAGCCGCCACCGCACTCCTGGCCGGAACGACATTGGTCGGCTCCCTCCATTCCGCCGAACTGCCCAAGGGAGCAGCCCACAACGTCGTGCTCGTGCACGGCGCTTTCGTGGACCAGACGAGCTGGCAGCCGGTTGCCGATATTCTCGCGAAGAAAGGCTACAACGTCACGCTCGTCGAAAATCCGCTCACTTCGCTCGCCGCCGACGTTGATGCCACCAAGCAGGCGCTCGCGAAGCAGGACGGCAGGACCGTTCTGGTCGGCCACTCATGGGGCGGCGTGGTGATCACGCAAGCCGGTAACGATCCCAAGGTTTCGGCGCTGGTCTATGTCTCCGCCTTCGCGCCGGAGGTCGGTGAATCCCTGGCGTCGCTGGCAAAAGCCGGCCCGCCCACCGAAGGCGGCAACGCGATCCATCCCGACGCGACGGGCAATTTGTACATCGATCCCAAGGTGTTTCCGTCGGCCGTCGCGGCTGACCTTCCTCCGGAAATCGCCGCGCACCTTGCCAATTCGCAGCTACCGTTGAATCACGTTGCGTTCGAAGCCCCCGTCGACATTGCGGCTTGGCACGACAAGCCGACGTTCTATGTCATCAGCACCAAGGACAAAGTCCTCGCGCCCGAGGCCCAGAAGTCGTTCGCAGCCAGGATGAAGGCGCAGACGACGGAAGTCGCCGGCAGCCACGCTTCGCTCGTCGTTCATGCCAAGGAAGTCGCCGCGGTGATTGAAAAGGCCGCACTCGCGAAGTGA
- a CDS encoding AraC family transcriptional regulator, with translation MDILAQVLDRVRLGGTLLFHFELGHPWHLELPARPYALFHYLSQGSATFALGHGQEIQMTEGDFIVITRGEPHVFYSDRRAKPLRIMDIDRSSPRLGVVRQGGRAKPRSTMICGNFTVSRPVFGSVLELLPPVLLLKRTADGGWLEAILRRMVSESALERPGQRVALSRLTEVLFVEVLRSWIASLNPGQGGWLGAISDPHIGPALKLIHENPERPWTLSDLGQRVGLGRSVFSARFTKLVGQSMHRYVIERRMAEAAFLLETSDEPIARIASRVGYETAAAFSKLFLRHHGLSPGRYRATRRSDGGGRQGDVQEAEVAE, from the coding sequence ATGGACATCCTCGCCCAAGTGCTCGATCGCGTTCGTCTCGGCGGGACGCTGCTTTTTCACTTCGAGCTCGGCCATCCCTGGCATCTTGAGTTGCCGGCGCGTCCCTACGCTCTGTTTCACTATCTCAGCCAGGGCTCAGCGACTTTCGCGCTCGGACACGGACAGGAAATCCAGATGACCGAGGGTGATTTTATCGTCATCACACGCGGAGAGCCCCATGTGTTTTATTCGGATCGCCGGGCCAAGCCTTTGCGGATCATGGATATCGATCGATCGTCGCCGCGTCTTGGCGTCGTTCGTCAAGGCGGCCGTGCAAAGCCGCGCTCGACCATGATCTGCGGCAATTTCACGGTGTCACGGCCGGTGTTTGGCAGCGTGCTGGAGCTGCTTCCGCCCGTGCTCCTGCTGAAGCGGACGGCGGACGGTGGTTGGCTTGAAGCAATCCTGCGCCGCATGGTCAGCGAGTCCGCGCTCGAGCGTCCTGGCCAACGCGTTGCGCTTTCACGACTGACGGAAGTGCTCTTTGTCGAGGTGCTGCGAAGCTGGATCGCGTCTCTCAATCCCGGACAAGGCGGCTGGCTCGGAGCAATATCTGACCCGCATATCGGACCGGCGCTCAAACTGATACACGAAAACCCGGAACGCCCTTGGACCCTGAGCGACCTTGGGCAGCGCGTAGGGCTCGGCCGCTCGGTATTTTCGGCGCGCTTTACCAAGCTCGTCGGCCAGTCCATGCACCGTTATGTGATCGAACGCCGGATGGCAGAAGCGGCGTTCCTGCTCGAAACCAGCGACGAGCCGATCGCACGAATTGCAAGCCGGGTCGGTTACGAGACCGCGGCGGCATTTTCGAAGTTGTTCCTCCGGCATCACGGCCTGTCGCCTGGCCGGTACCGGGCAACTCGACGATCTGATGGCGGAGGAAGGCAAGGGGACGTTCAGGAAGCAGAAGTTGCCGAATGA
- a CDS encoding carbohydrate ABC transporter permease: MNPRQILGRIGLWLSVFVIVSPAILFFLWMASLSLKFEIDNASYPPVFIPEHFAWKNYADVFASNRFLTYFSNSLIVTGCATGLAMLVGVPAGYGIARMAAHKSAIVILIARITPGLSYLIPLFLLFQWLGLLGTLVPQIIIHLVVTVPIVIWIMIGYFETTPLELEEAALIDGATRWQVFRHVALPIARPGLAVAFILAVIFSWNNFVFGIVLAGRETRTLPVAVYNMISFDQLSWGPLAAAALIVTAPVLLLTVLAQRQIVAGLTAGAVKGG; this comes from the coding sequence ATGAACCCGCGTCAGATTCTGGGCCGGATCGGGCTGTGGCTGTCGGTGTTCGTCATCGTCTCGCCGGCGATCCTGTTCTTCCTCTGGATGGCCTCGCTGTCGCTGAAATTCGAGATCGACAACGCCTCCTATCCGCCGGTGTTCATCCCGGAGCATTTCGCCTGGAAGAACTACGCCGACGTGTTCGCCTCCAACCGCTTCCTGACCTATTTCAGCAACAGCCTCATCGTCACCGGCTGCGCCACCGGGCTCGCGATGCTGGTCGGCGTGCCCGCGGGCTACGGCATCGCGCGGATGGCCGCGCATAAATCGGCGATCGTGATCCTGATCGCGCGCATCACGCCCGGTCTGTCGTACCTGATCCCGCTGTTCCTGCTGTTCCAATGGCTCGGCCTGCTCGGAACACTGGTGCCGCAGATCATCATCCATCTCGTGGTCACGGTGCCGATCGTGATCTGGATCATGATCGGCTATTTCGAGACCACACCGCTGGAGCTGGAGGAAGCCGCGCTGATCGACGGTGCCACGCGCTGGCAGGTGTTCCGCCATGTCGCGCTGCCGATCGCCAGGCCCGGGCTCGCGGTCGCCTTCATCCTCGCGGTGATCTTCTCCTGGAATAATTTCGTGTTCGGCATCGTGCTGGCCGGGCGCGAGACACGCACGCTGCCGGTCGCGGTCTACAACATGATCTCGTTCGACCAGCTGAGCTGGGGCCCGCTCGCCGCCGCCGCGCTGATCGTGACGGCGCCGGTGCTGCTGCTCACCGTGCTGGCGCAACGGCAGATCGTGGCGGGGCTGACGGCGGGCGCGGTGAAGGGTGGCTAG
- a CDS encoding sugar ABC transporter permease gives MIPALVVVLAVIVFPWVFTIWMSMQEWKVGSPTVFVGLANYLRLPTDPRFVEAVGHTLSYTALSVVLPLVFGTLAAVVFHQKFAARGFLRGIFIMPMMATPVAIALVWTMMFHPQLGVLNYLLSLVGLPPQLWVFNPTTVIPSLVLVETWQWTPLVMLIVLGGLAAIPTEPYESAQIDGANFWQVFRFITLPLIMPFLFIAGMIRMIDAVKSFDIIFAITQGGPGSASETINVYLYSVAFVYYDLGYGSAIAVVFFLLIVALAALLLYLRKRLLWTSELGDGA, from the coding sequence GTGATCCCGGCACTCGTCGTGGTGCTGGCGGTGATCGTCTTTCCGTGGGTGTTCACGATCTGGATGAGCATGCAGGAGTGGAAGGTCGGTTCGCCGACCGTCTTCGTCGGGCTCGCCAACTATCTTCGGCTGCCGACCGATCCGCGCTTCGTCGAGGCGGTCGGGCACACGCTGTCCTACACCGCGCTGTCGGTGGTGCTGCCGCTGGTGTTCGGTACGCTGGCGGCGGTGGTGTTTCACCAGAAATTCGCCGCGCGCGGCTTCCTGCGCGGCATCTTCATCATGCCGATGATGGCAACGCCCGTGGCGATCGCGCTGGTGTGGACCATGATGTTCCACCCGCAGCTTGGCGTCTTGAACTATCTGCTCTCGCTGGTCGGCCTGCCGCCACAGCTCTGGGTGTTCAACCCGACGACGGTGATCCCCTCGCTGGTGCTGGTCGAGACCTGGCAATGGACGCCGCTGGTGATGCTGATCGTGCTCGGCGGCCTCGCCGCGATCCCGACCGAACCCTATGAGAGCGCGCAGATCGACGGCGCCAATTTCTGGCAGGTGTTCCGCTTCATCACGCTGCCTTTGATCATGCCGTTCCTGTTCATCGCCGGCATGATCCGCATGATCGACGCGGTGAAAAGCTTCGACATCATCTTCGCGATCACCCAGGGAGGACCGGGCTCGGCGTCGGAAACCATCAACGTCTATCTCTACAGCGTCGCCTTCGTCTATTACGACCTCGGCTACGGCTCGGCGATCGCGGTGGTGTTCTTCCTCTTGATCGTGGCGCTGGCGGCGCTGCTGCTTTACCTGCGCAAGCGCCTGCTGTGGACCTCAGAGCTCGGGGACGGCGCATGA
- a CDS encoding sugar ABC transporter substrate-binding protein, translating into MSHHLISRRQMLAGTAAAGAVGLTGFPARAEVNWKKYSGTTLEVILAKGPRGDNLQKYIKEFTELSGIKVESEQIPEQQQRQKCVIELSSGKPSFDVVHLSYHVQKRQFEKAGWLADMSGFLKDPSLTPPDLVESDFSAAGLQYARNDKGQMLSLPWSVDYFILYYNKELFQKKGVEVPKTLEEMAVAAEKLTDPKEGIYGFVGRGLRNANMAMWTNFYLNYGGEFLDAKGNILTDGPEAVEATKLYQRLLTKCAPPGVAGFNWMESMASFTQGRAAMWIDADGWAPPLEDPAASRVVGKVGYTLVPAGPKGKFSSTYGDGIGIPAASKNKEAAYLLCQWVVSRGQGARLLQAGGGVPFRNSIVDDPEVAKDVKTKEWLQSVVDSAKISKLGLPVIIPVAEFRDIVGAALTATLSGADPATELKKAHEQFRPILERSEKA; encoded by the coding sequence ATGTCGCATCACCTGATCTCGCGCCGGCAGATGCTGGCCGGCACCGCAGCCGCCGGCGCGGTTGGATTGACCGGATTTCCGGCCCGCGCCGAGGTCAACTGGAAGAAATATTCCGGCACCACGCTCGAGGTGATCCTCGCCAAGGGGCCGCGCGGCGACAACCTGCAAAAATACATCAAGGAATTCACCGAGCTCTCCGGCATCAAGGTCGAATCGGAGCAGATTCCCGAGCAGCAGCAGCGCCAGAAATGCGTGATCGAGCTGTCCTCGGGCAAGCCGAGCTTCGACGTCGTGCATCTCAGCTATCACGTGCAGAAGCGGCAATTCGAGAAGGCCGGCTGGCTGGCCGACATGTCGGGCTTCCTCAAGGACCCGAGCCTGACGCCGCCCGACCTCGTCGAGAGCGATTTCTCGGCCGCCGGCCTGCAATATGCGCGCAACGACAAGGGCCAGATGCTGTCGCTGCCGTGGTCGGTCGACTATTTCATCCTCTACTACAACAAGGAGCTGTTCCAGAAGAAGGGTGTCGAGGTCCCGAAGACGCTGGAGGAAATGGCGGTCGCCGCCGAGAAGCTGACCGATCCCAAGGAAGGCATCTACGGCTTCGTCGGCCGTGGCCTGCGCAACGCCAACATGGCGATGTGGACCAACTTCTATCTGAACTATGGCGGCGAATTCCTCGATGCCAAGGGCAACATCCTGACCGACGGCCCCGAGGCCGTCGAAGCCACCAAGCTCTACCAGCGGCTGCTGACGAAATGCGCGCCTCCCGGCGTCGCCGGCTTCAACTGGATGGAATCGATGGCCTCCTTCACGCAAGGCCGCGCGGCGATGTGGATCGACGCCGACGGCTGGGCGCCGCCGCTGGAGGACCCCGCCGCCTCGCGCGTCGTCGGCAAGGTCGGCTACACGCTGGTGCCCGCCGGACCCAAGGGCAAATTCTCCTCGACCTATGGCGACGGCATCGGCATTCCCGCGGCGAGCAAGAACAAGGAAGCCGCCTACCTGCTCTGCCAATGGGTGGTCTCGCGAGGACAAGGCGCCCGCCTGCTGCAGGCCGGCGGCGGCGTGCCGTTCCGCAACTCCATCGTCGACGACCCCGAGGTCGCCAAGGACGTGAAGACCAAGGAATGGCTGCAGTCGGTGGTCGACTCTGCCAAGATCTCGAAGCTCGGCCTGCCGGTCATCATCCCGGTCGCCGAATTCCGCGACATCGTCGGTGCGGCGCTGACTGCGACGCTCTCGGGCGCCGATCCCGCCACCGAGCTGAAGAAGGCACACGAGCAATTCCGCCCCATCCTGGAGCGTAGTGAAAAAGCGTGA
- a CDS encoding VOC family protein produces the protein MALKNVIGIDHAVVMVKDLDKAAENYKRLGFTVSPRGTHSAHMGSGNYTIMFDPDYMELLGVLTPTEHNAPARAFLEKRGEGIERIAFTAVDSAAGAEEIRARGYTPIGPTDFERPVTLPNGTVSAAKFRTFQWPTAEAPGGVRIFACQHKTRETVWIPELMTHANGAKRLKQALIVSPDPAADAAHLSRMIDVAARHDPDGAVAVPSGGDRADFVFLTRDQLGKRYPGVSLDGLSDRGGAGLVIAADLATTEKALGATGVKSGSGITVPPAAANGTLLAFVKA, from the coding sequence GTGGCACTCAAGAACGTCATCGGAATCGATCACGCCGTGGTCATGGTGAAGGACCTCGACAAGGCCGCCGAGAATTACAAGCGGCTCGGCTTCACCGTGTCGCCGCGCGGCACCCATAGCGCGCATATGGGATCGGGCAACTACACCATCATGTTCGACCCCGACTACATGGAATTGCTCGGCGTGCTGACGCCGACGGAACACAATGCGCCGGCGCGCGCCTTCCTCGAGAAGCGCGGCGAAGGCATCGAACGCATCGCATTCACCGCGGTGGATTCGGCCGCCGGTGCCGAAGAGATCCGCGCGCGCGGCTATACGCCGATCGGGCCGACCGATTTCGAACGCCCGGTGACGCTGCCGAACGGCACAGTCTCGGCCGCGAAATTCCGCACCTTCCAGTGGCCGACCGCCGAGGCGCCCGGCGGCGTCCGCATCTTCGCCTGTCAGCACAAGACCCGCGAGACGGTGTGGATCCCCGAATTGATGACGCACGCCAATGGGGCAAAACGCCTCAAGCAGGCGCTGATCGTCTCGCCGGATCCGGCAGCCGATGCCGCGCATCTCTCCAGGATGATCGATGTCGCCGCGAGGCACGATCCCGACGGTGCGGTTGCGGTGCCGTCCGGCGGGGATCGCGCCGACTTCGTGTTCCTGACCAGGGATCAGCTCGGCAAGCGTTATCCCGGCGTATCGCTGGATGGCCTGTCCGATCGCGGCGGCGCCGGTCTCGTGATCGCGGCCGACCTCGCCACAACCGAGAAGGCGCTGGGCGCGACCGGCGTCAAGAGCGGCAGCGGCATCACCGTGCCGCCGGCCGCTGCGAACGGCACCCTGCTCGCCTTCGTCAAGGCATAA
- a CDS encoding FAD-dependent oxidoreductase has translation MSSNAVRWPDSLWAAVTPPGPDCPELTGAQQADVVIIGGGFTGLSTALHLREANVDVAIVEAAEPGWGASGRNNGQVIPTLSRPDPEDIIKRHGAAGERFVAMLRDSAAMLFDVVKRYNIEAEQEQAGWVQPVHSPGRIKIAERRVQQWSKFGAPVELLSRDQTRDMLGSDAWYGGFWNRTGGHVNPLALARGLARTVLGLGARIYARSPALSFERRGDRWVVKTEKGEISGRALVVATNAYSGEFAKSLVPEIATEVMPVLSWQMATQPLSDNVRKTIIPGRQAMSDTHGELYFARYDARNRLVTGGAVLGPGDKTARLKARVTERLQLIWPQIGDVSFDYVWNGYVGMTADFLPRMHRLGPNAYGWTGCNGRAVALTIPLGRELAKAVQGVPESELALPFTEPVQYMAHGLLRKLAPWMLVLYRRRDAQELVKGDRFELLRWAEYFLASRRSRRAQTNDAPRAMA, from the coding sequence ATGAGCAGCAATGCCGTGCGCTGGCCCGATTCGCTCTGGGCCGCAGTGACGCCACCCGGCCCCGATTGCCCCGAATTGACGGGTGCGCAGCAGGCCGACGTCGTCATCATCGGCGGCGGCTTCACCGGCCTGTCGACCGCGCTGCATCTGCGCGAGGCCAATGTCGACGTCGCGATCGTCGAGGCCGCCGAGCCGGGCTGGGGCGCCTCGGGCCGCAACAATGGCCAGGTGATCCCGACGCTGTCGCGCCCCGATCCCGAGGACATCATCAAGAGGCACGGCGCGGCCGGCGAGCGCTTCGTCGCGATGCTGCGCGACAGCGCGGCAATGCTGTTCGACGTCGTCAAGCGCTACAATATCGAGGCCGAGCAGGAGCAGGCCGGCTGGGTGCAGCCGGTGCATTCGCCGGGCCGGATCAAGATCGCTGAACGGCGGGTGCAGCAATGGTCGAAATTCGGCGCGCCGGTCGAATTGCTGTCGCGCGACCAGACCAGGGACATGCTCGGCTCGGATGCGTGGTATGGCGGCTTCTGGAATAGGACCGGCGGTCACGTCAATCCGCTGGCGCTGGCGCGGGGCCTGGCGCGGACCGTGCTCGGCCTCGGTGCGCGGATCTATGCCCGTTCCCCCGCGCTGAGCTTCGAGCGCCGCGGCGATCGCTGGGTGGTGAAGACCGAGAAGGGCGAAATCTCCGGCCGTGCGCTGGTCGTCGCGACCAATGCCTATAGCGGCGAGTTCGCGAAATCGCTGGTGCCTGAGATCGCGACCGAGGTGATGCCCGTGCTGTCGTGGCAGATGGCGACGCAGCCGCTGTCGGACAATGTCCGCAAGACTATCATCCCCGGCCGGCAGGCGATGTCGGACACCCATGGCGAGCTGTATTTCGCGCGCTATGACGCCCGCAATCGCCTCGTCACCGGCGGCGCCGTGCTCGGCCCGGGCGACAAGACCGCGCGGCTGAAGGCGCGGGTGACCGAGCGGTTGCAGCTGATATGGCCGCAGATCGGCGACGTCTCCTTCGACTATGTTTGGAACGGTTATGTCGGGATGACAGCGGATTTCCTGCCGCGCATGCATCGCCTCGGACCGAACGCCTATGGCTGGACCGGCTGCAACGGCCGCGCCGTCGCGCTGACGATCCCGCTCGGCCGCGAATTGGCAAAGGCGGTCCAGGGCGTGCCGGAAAGCGAGCTGGCGCTGCCGTTCACCGAGCCGGTGCAGTACATGGCGCACGGATTGCTGCGCAAGCTCGCGCCCTGGATGCTGGTGCTCTACCGCCGCCGTGATGCGCAGGAGCTGGTCAAGGGCGATCGCTTCGAGCTGCTGCGCTGGGCGGAGTACTTCCTCGCCTCGCGCCGCTCACGGCGAGCGCAGACCAACGACGCACCACGCGCGATGGCTTGA